The DNA sequence TATAGCTTGTCCTGGCTTATGGCAAATTCACGATGATCATATATTGAACTATGGTTCATATCTTTTTGATATGCAACCATCTGCTAGGaagtaatataacatttttagaaGGTAATGTGAACATTCTGTTCTTCAAATCCTGTCCATTCAACCCGACTGTCTAACACTGTCTCCAAGGAAGTAATATAACATTCTTAGAAGGTAATGTGAACATTCTGTTCTTCAAATCCTGTCCATTTAACTCGACTGTCTTCAAGAAAGTAATATAACATTCTTAGAAGGTAATGTGAACATTCTGTTCTTCAAATCCTGTCCATTTAACTCGACTGTCTCCAAGGAAGTAATATAACATTCTTAGAAGGTAATGTGAACATTCTGTTCTTCAAATCCTGTCTTTAACTCGACTGTCTCCAAGGAAGTAATATAACATTCTTAGAAGGTAATGTGAACATTCTGTTCTTCAAATCCTGTCCATTTAACTCGACTGTCTTCAAGGAAGTAATATAACATTCTTAAAAGGTAATGTGAACATTCTGTTCTTCAAATTCTGTCCATTTAACTCGACTGTCTTCAAGAAAGTAATATAACATTCTTAAAAGGTAATGTGAACATTCCATTCTTCAAATCCTGTCCATTTGATATCCTTTACTGTGATCTATCGATTCCaagaaatgtacttttttatttcatatctCTGAGAGAATTCCACGAAATGTCATAACGTCAAGGTGAAGAACATTTGGATATAAAATGTGCTGTACGTAGTAACCAACATGGTCTGTGGATTACATTGACAGCgatttatgtgttttcttatctAACGCGATTTTTCTATGGGTGGAAAGATCCTAGCACTTTCAGTATATGTCACGAACAGGTTTTAGTCATTACTGTTAAGCTGGTAAACTAAAGTTCTTCATGTGAACAACCAACAATGACAAGTGCAGTGTCAGTTTGATATCCTGTAATAAAAAGTGCAGTGCCACTTTGATATCCTCCAATAACAAGTATAGTGCCATTTTGATATCCTGTAGTAACAAGTGTAGTGTCAGTTTGATATCCTCCAGTAACAAGTGCAGTGTCATTTTGATATCCTATAGTAACAAGTGCAGTGTCAGTTTGATATCCTCCAGTAACATATGTTGTGTCATTTTGATATCCTCCAGTAACATATGTAGTGTCATTTTGATATACTCCAGTAACATATGTAGTGTCATTTTGATATCCACCAGTAAGAAGTGTAGTGTGATTTTCATATACTCCAATAAGAAGTGTTGTGCCATTTTGATATCCTATAGTAACAAGTGCAGTGTCAGTTTGATATCCTCCAGTAACATATGTTGTGTCATTTTGATATCCTCCAGTAACATATGTAGTGTCATTTTGATATCCACCAGTAAGAAGTGTAGTGTGATTTTCATATACTCCAATAAGAAGTGTTGTGTCATTTTGATATCCACCAGTAAGAAGTGTAGTGTGATTTTCATATACTCCAATAAGAAGTGTTGTGTCATTTTGATATCCACCAGTAAGAAGTGTAGTGTGATTTGCATATACTCCAATAAGAAGTGTTGTGTCATTTTGATATCCACCAGTAAGATGTGTAGTGTGATTTTCATATACTCCAATAAGAAGTGTTGTGTCATTTTGATATCCACCAGTAAGAAGTGTAGTGTGATTTTCATATACTCCAATAAGAAGTGTTGTGTCATTTTGATATTCTCCAGTAAGAAGTGTAGTGTTAgtttcgtaatgacgagaaaatccacttgtagagaaaaatatatttgtaaaaacggctggtatggatagagaaaactgtatgtagaggaacgaacaatgTTTCggcctttttcggtcatcgttaggttcacaaagaatgaaaGAGGTAACtcaccgatagctgaccacatgattgaaggcggttgtgtaattgagtgtaggaatatagagagcgtgcttagatgttggattatatttattaatataggtataaaggtgttcctttaattttgcgtttgtttctttatttagtatgtgggtgttttctgtggttatgttgtgtttatttgatttgcagtgttcgaaaacgttgttcgcttccatacatagttttctctacccatatcagctgtttttacatatatatgtagtgtCAGTTTGATATTCTATAGTAACATGTGTAGTGTCATTTTATATCTTATAGTAACATGCATAGAGTCAGTTTGGTATCATCCAGTAACAAGTGTAGTGTAGTTTTGATATCCTGTAGTAACAAGTGTAGTGTAAATTTAGTATCCTCCAGTAGCATATGTAGTGTCATTTTGATATCCTTCAGTAACAAGTTTAGTGTTAGTTTGACATCCTATAGTAACAAGTGTAGTGTTAGTTTGATATCCTATAGTAACAAGTGTAGTGTCAGTTTGATATCCTTCAGTAACAAGTGTAGTGTCATTTTGATATCCTCCAGTAAAAGTGTAGtgttagtttgatatttttcagTAACAAGTGTAGTGTTAGTTTGATATCTTTCAGTAACAAGTGTAGTGTTAGTTTGACATCCTATAGTAACAAGTGCAGTGTTAGTTTGATATCCTATAGTAACATATGTAGTGTCATTTTGATATCCTTTTGGTACAAGTGTAGTGTCATTTTGATATTCTCCAGTAACAAGTGTAGTGTTAGTTTGATATCCTATAGTAACAAGTGTAGTGTAAATTTGATATCCTCAAGTGTAGTGTTAGTTTGACATCCTATAGTAACAAGTGTAGTGTCATTTTGATATCCTCCAGTAACAAGTGTAGTGTTAGTTTGACATCCTATAGTAATAAGCGTAGTGTCATTTTGATATCCTCCAGTAACAAGTGTAGTGTTAGTTTGACATCCTATAGTAACAAGTGTAGTGTCATTTTGATATTCTCCAGTAACAAGAGTTAGTATCAGTTTCACATCCTTCAGTAACAAGAGTTAGTGTCAGTTTCACATTGTCTGTTAGTAAAGAACCCCTTGTGACAAGTGTAGTTTCCCGTTGTGGACCAGTCTAGGTGAGTCTGCAATTTGCTTCTCGTGGTCAACGGATAAAGTAGCTAAAATGTCTCCTTATATTCATTAAATGTAGTGTATTTAAGTGTAGTCGAGTCTACTTCAAATATTAGTTTGCCGTGAGTGTTAATTTCTACCACATATTTACTGTCATGTGAGGGTGGACTTTCTGTATTACTGTCATACAGCTGTGCTTATTCATAACACCACTTCGAAACCGATATCGGTCACGAGATAGACAGGGGCGCTAACCTTGAAGCTCATTGGACAATATAGGTATGACGTCATTTCTAAGCACTTTCTAAGTACCCAAGCCGACATGCCGCTAGTCACTCCAGTGTCTGACGCTTTCCGAGTGGGCTATAAGTTATTTTTGATATAAACGTAATTACATTATAGCGAGTTGTGTTTGTACCAGTGAAATTATGCGATGTCATTAGATTGTCATGTCTACGTTACTGTTCAAAACCCTTAGCGATGATTACGTCaccagtaaaaacaaatattgggGCAGTGACGTTGACCTAAAAATGGAGAAAGGTATTGTGTTTGGCTCTCTGAAAGTAGCCACGAACTCTCGTACACCGTACACGGATGCTACACGCTGTAAGAAAACAACTAACCACATAAAACGACCCATGAACGCCTTCATGGTGTGGAGCCAGATTGAGCGTCGTAAAATGTGCGAAGTACAACCCGACATGCACAACGCGGAGATCAGCAAGCGGCTAGGAAGGCGCTGGAAGCTCCTGGCTGACGAGGAACGACAGCCGTTCATCGAGGAAGCAGGACGGCTGCGTACACTTCACATGAAGGAGTATCCCGGATATAAGTACAGACCTAGGAAAAGAGTGAAAATGATTCCAAAGCCCGACAAGTCGCTCGGAGACAAGAGTGGCAGAAAACATAAACAGTCGCTGTTTCCCGTGTCTACTAACGTAAACACGTCAACATCCGTTTCCAGTTGTTCAAGTAATCAGAAGAGAGTTAAAGTGAAACTTACTATTGACAAGAAATTTAAAGAAAGCATTAGGAAGAGTAAAGTAACCCCCTTGTCCGTGAACCAGCTAACACCTCCGGCTAAAGTACCATGTTCGCCGCTCACGGATGACCATTCATCGCTCGAAGGTTCCAACGTTAGTCTGTACGAAAACGGGCGagttaaatttgataaaaactGTTTAGTTCTAACAGCTGTAAGGCCCGAGCCTGTTGACATTTCCCTGTATTCAGCCGATGTGGACACGCTGACCCAAGAGCTATCAGTATCCTCTCCTTGGAATCGAGAACTGACCAGTTCGAATATCTCTCCTCTGACGGACTCTAATGCCGTAGAGACTCATAGTTCCAGTTCAGGTTCCCACTTCGAATTCCCGGATGATCCTACTTCAGAAGTGACAGATATCCTGGGGGAAGACTGGATTGACACGAGTTTTGCATCTTTTATTTGAGGGGTAAGGTTAATGGTGCAGTCGGACATTGGTTTAAATTGTACCCTCTCCAGGAATTCCTGTACAAGGAGTGTTTATCTCACAACCGTACAGCCTCAGGAAACACTCACAGTAAAACGAGtctttgttgaaatatattaatacatggATATGCATTTTTTGTTTGCTATGAATGGAAATTACATTATACAATAAAGTCGAACACGATCTCGTTTATTTGGCACAACTAAATGGTTTATCAACAAAACAATGCATTTTGAGTGAACAACTTTCACAATAACTAAGGaatagaaatgtattttatttttgaaaacagtctatgtatatttgtatgttaagTTTTTTTGTACTTGAAAAAGTTTACAACGGTCAGAATCGTGGTTGCTGTAGATTATTGTGTATCTTAACTGTAGTTTCTGTGTCACTAAGAGACAGTCACGGTAGTCAGCAGTGTATTAAATAagtgtaaatattgtttaatatgatTTGGTGAggcatttttgtattattactttgtattaCCGAGTTAGATATAATGAAGTTTCTACTGAAACTAGAGATAAGCCATGGTTCGAGCCCGGGTTATATAATAGACCAACAGAGTTTCCTACTTTTATTACAGCAGTAAAATCACGTTTAAGgtataagattgtttgtttcaatgttttcGTTGTTGTGGACTTCGTTGTGTTAAATTACATCACTGGGCAACTCACCTATGAAGCCACCAACCGAGAATTTATTACCAACCTATGAAGCCACCAACCAAGAATTTATTCATTTGGTGAAAAGAAAAAGGAAGCCATTGCTATTGCAcaaattttttcttaatatatcaTATCTGCTACATATCACGAAATGCACCCATAATAGTGTCTTCTGTAATTAGTTACAAGAAAGATAACAGGTGTTTTCTTACTAAACGATCATAGGTAGTTTGTGTGGGAAGAGATATTTTTCAttctaagataaaaaatattattaaaaattaagataaaataatattgaaaacgaGTTTATTAAGTAAGGATTATTCATTAGGTAAGCCTAAACTGTAATAACCCAGTAGAAGATCTTAAAATTCGtgattatttattactattttatctatacagaagatataaacatttttatctgtacatacaatacatactgtcagtgtatgtTAGCATGTTACTTGTAAACTAACATTTAAAGTTCACACATGGAAAAGATAAATACAACTAGaacattttttagttttatcGCAACTTTAATTGTTCCTTTTTTAAATATCCCTGTACATTAGTTTCACAGAATAATAAATGAGTTGGTCAACATTTCTCATAAAAAGTTATAAACATAATCTGTATGTGTTGgtcaacatttttcataaaaagttataaacacaataatcTGTGTTTTGGTCAACATTCTTTACTAGAAGGTTATAAACACAATAATCTGTGTTTTTGTCAGCATTCTTCACTAGAAGGTTATAAACACAATAATCTGTGTCTTGGTCAACATTCTTCACTAGAAGGTTATAAACACAATAATCTGTGTTTTGGTCAACATTTTTCACTAGAAGGTTATAAACACAATAATCTGTGTTTTGGTCAACATTTTTCACTAGAAGGTTATAAACACAATAATCTCTGTTTTGGTCAACATTTTCACTAGAAGGTTATAAACACAATAATCTGTGTTTTTGTCAGCATTCTTCACTAGAAGGTTATAAACACAATAATCTGTGTCTTGGTCAGCATTCTTCACTAAAAGGTTAATAACACAATAATCCGTGTTTTGGTCAACATACATTTGGAAACAATACTCAAGTAACTATTATTGGTTTAGCTTcttttgaagttcgcacaaaatTATAATAGAACTACCTGCgataaacgtccctaatttagcagtgaaagactagagggaaggcagctaatcgtaatcacccaccaccaactcttttaccaacgaatagtggg is a window from the Tachypleus tridentatus isolate NWPU-2018 unplaced genomic scaffold, ASM421037v1 Hic_cluster_1, whole genome shotgun sequence genome containing:
- the LOC143241845 gene encoding transcription factor Sox-11-B-like encodes the protein MSTLLFKTLSDDYVTSKNKYWGSDVDLKMEKGIVFGSLKVATNSRTPYTDATRCKKTTNHIKRPMNAFMVWSQIERRKMCEVQPDMHNAEISKRLGRRWKLLADEERQPFIEEAGRLRTLHMKEYPGYKYRPRKRVKMIPKPDKSLGDKSGRKHKQSLFPVSTNVNTSTSVSSCSSNQKRVKVKLTIDKKFKESIRKSKVTPLSVNQLTPPAKVPCSPLTDDHSSLEGSNVSLYENGRVKFDKNCLVLTAVRPEPVDISLYSADVDTLTQELSVSSPWNRELTSSNISPLTDSNAVETHSSSSGSHFEFPDDPTSEVTDILGEDWIDTSFASFI